In Thermanaeromonas sp. C210, the following proteins share a genomic window:
- the purC gene encoding phosphoribosylaminoimidazolesuccinocarboxamide synthase, which translates to MGMRGELLYEGKAKRVYRTEHPDLYLVEFKDDATAFDGLKKGVIAGKGEINAQLSALLFRKLEKEGIATHFVELVGPREMLVKALKILPVEVVVRNIAAGSLSRRLGLAEGTPLRTPVVEFYYKSDELHDPMINEDHIAALDLAGPDEVKEFKARALKINEVLTRLLEPAGLVLVDFKLEFGLHRGRLLLGDEISPDTCRFWDRDTGEKLDKDRFRRDLGGVEEAYASVYERISKVVG; encoded by the coding sequence GACCTGTACCTGGTGGAGTTTAAAGACGATGCTACCGCCTTTGACGGGCTCAAAAAAGGGGTTATAGCCGGCAAGGGAGAAATCAACGCCCAGCTTTCTGCCCTCCTTTTCCGGAAGCTGGAGAAGGAGGGTATAGCCACCCACTTCGTGGAACTGGTGGGCCCGCGGGAAATGCTGGTCAAGGCCCTTAAAATCCTGCCGGTGGAGGTGGTGGTACGCAATATAGCCGCGGGCAGCCTTTCCCGGCGTTTGGGGCTGGCAGAGGGTACCCCCTTAAGAACGCCGGTGGTGGAATTCTATTATAAATCCGACGAACTCCACGACCCCATGATTAACGAAGATCATATAGCCGCCTTGGATTTGGCCGGCCCCGATGAGGTAAAAGAATTTAAGGCACGGGCCCTGAAGATTAACGAGGTATTGACCCGGCTCTTAGAACCCGCCGGCCTTGTCCTGGTGGACTTTAAACTGGAGTTTGGCCTGCACCGTGGCCGGCTGCTCCTGGGGGATGAGATTTCTCCCGATACCTGCCGCTTCTGGGACCGAGATACCGGGGAAAAGCTGGATAAGGATCGCTTCCGGCGGGATCTAGGAGGCGTGGAGGAGGCCTACGCCTCCGTGTACGAGCGTATCAGCAAGGTGGTGGGTTGA
- the purS gene encoding phosphoribosylformylglycinamidine synthase subunit PurS, with protein MYLARVHVTLKTGVMDPQGEAVKQGLLTLGYQGVKEVRVGKYLEVRLEAPDEEEARHRAEEMCRRLLANPVLEDYIVEVAEG; from the coding sequence TTGTACCTGGCCCGGGTCCACGTGACCCTGAAGACGGGCGTCATGGACCCCCAGGGGGAAGCGGTGAAGCAGGGGCTGTTGACCCTTGGATACCAAGGGGTAAAAGAGGTCCGGGTGGGTAAATACCTGGAAGTGCGCCTGGAGGCCCCGGATGAGGAAGAAGCACGGCACCGGGCAGAGGAGATGTGCCGGCGCCTGCTGGCCAATCCGGTCCTTGAGGATTACATCGTAGAGGTGGCCGAAGGATGA
- the purQ gene encoding phosphoribosylformylglycinamidine synthase subunit PurQ, protein MRFGVIVFPGSNCDQDVYYALKEVLGQPVDYLWYAETRLKGYDCLILPGGFSYGDYLRPGAIASLSPIMTAVKDFALEGGLVLGICNGFQILLEAGLLPGAMLRNRCLQFRCQDVYLKVENNTTPFTGRFARGQVLRMPIAHNEGNYYVDPATLGRLKEKNQIVFRYSNPEGEITPAANPNGSVDNIAGVINEEGNILGLMPHPERCVEELLSGTDGRELFASIVDWWAQQGLRGLSNSF, encoded by the coding sequence ATGAGGTTCGGAGTCATCGTATTTCCCGGCTCCAACTGCGATCAGGACGTCTATTACGCCCTGAAAGAAGTCCTCGGGCAACCGGTGGACTACCTCTGGTATGCCGAAACCCGCCTGAAAGGCTATGACTGCCTGATACTGCCGGGGGGATTTTCTTACGGCGATTATTTGCGGCCCGGGGCCATTGCCAGTTTGTCCCCCATCATGACGGCGGTAAAGGATTTTGCCCTCGAGGGGGGCCTGGTGCTGGGCATCTGTAACGGGTTTCAGATTCTTTTGGAAGCGGGGCTGTTGCCCGGGGCCATGCTGCGCAACCGCTGCCTCCAATTCCGCTGCCAGGACGTCTACCTTAAGGTGGAAAACAATACCACTCCCTTCACCGGCCGTTTTGCCCGGGGGCAGGTGCTAAGGATGCCCATTGCCCATAATGAGGGGAATTATTACGTCGACCCCGCAACCCTGGGGCGTTTAAAGGAGAAAAATCAAATTGTCTTCCGGTACAGCAATCCGGAGGGGGAGATAACCCCTGCGGCCAACCCCAACGGTTCGGTAGACAATATTGCCGGAGTCATAAACGAAGAGGGAAACATTCTGGGCCTTATGCCCCACCCGGAGCGCTGTGTGGAGGAGCTCCTGAGCGGCACCGACGGGCGGGAGCTCTTTGCTTCCATTGTGGACTGGTGGGCGCAGCAGGGCTTGCGCGGTCTGTCTAACAGTTTTTGA
- the purL gene encoding phosphoribosylformylglycinamidine synthase subunit PurL, with translation MKEEVWRQMGLTDEEYERIKTLLGREPNYVELGMFAVMWSEHCGYKHSRPFLKMFPTEAPWVLQGPGENAGVIDIGDGQAVVFKMESHNHPSAIEPFQGAATGVGGIVRDIFAMGARPIALLDSLRFGPPDNPRNRYLLSGVVSGISFYGNCIGVPTVGGEVAFAPCYSGNPLVNVMCVGLLEHGRVQRGRADGIGNAVMVAGAPTGRDGLHGATFASEGLGEASEERRPSVQVGDPFREKLLIEACLEVVKEDLLVGMQDMGAAGLTSSTAEMASRAGTGMEIDVELVPRREEGMTPYEVMLSESQERMLLVPKRGREERVKSIFARWGLEAAVIGRVTGDGVLRVREGNRVVAEVPARYLTDECPVYVRKRERPPYLAEVQAYDWSALPEPVDYGDTLLRLLSSPNIASKEGVYRQYDYMVRTDTVVRPGADAAVLRIKGTRKGLALTADGNARYCYLDPETGGAIAVAEAARNVSCVGARPLGLTDCLNFGNPEKPEVAWQFYHCIAGMSRACRRLNIPVVGGNVSFYNETGGKDIYPTPVVGMVGLLENIEGRCTPGFKAEGHVVLLLGETLDELGGSEYLALIHGVVAGRPPRLDLEREAAVQETVRQAIGRGLVEAAHDCSDGGLAVALAEMCILGRVGARIHLEEVGRVDSLLFSESQSRVIVSVRPEKVAAVEALARARQVPLKVLGTCGGQVLEIRVGLVKAVNLTLEEMEAAWRGSLATFLEG, from the coding sequence ATGAAGGAAGAGGTCTGGCGGCAGATGGGCCTGACGGACGAAGAATACGAGCGCATTAAAACCCTCTTGGGGCGGGAGCCCAACTACGTGGAACTGGGCATGTTTGCCGTCATGTGGTCCGAACACTGCGGCTACAAGCATTCGCGCCCCTTTTTAAAAATGTTTCCCACCGAGGCCCCCTGGGTCCTGCAGGGCCCGGGAGAGAATGCGGGGGTTATAGATATCGGCGACGGCCAGGCCGTGGTGTTTAAGATGGAAAGCCATAACCACCCGTCGGCCATCGAACCCTTCCAGGGCGCGGCAACCGGCGTGGGAGGTATTGTGCGGGACATCTTCGCCATGGGTGCGCGGCCCATAGCTCTGCTGGATTCTTTGCGCTTTGGTCCCCCAGACAACCCCCGGAACCGCTACCTTTTAAGCGGAGTGGTAAGCGGAATATCCTTTTACGGAAATTGCATCGGGGTTCCCACCGTGGGAGGTGAAGTAGCCTTTGCTCCCTGCTACTCCGGCAACCCCCTGGTCAACGTTATGTGTGTGGGTCTGCTGGAGCACGGCCGGGTCCAGCGGGGCCGGGCCGACGGGATAGGGAATGCCGTTATGGTAGCAGGAGCCCCCACCGGCCGCGACGGCCTCCACGGTGCCACCTTTGCCTCCGAAGGGTTGGGCGAAGCATCGGAGGAACGCCGGCCCTCCGTACAGGTAGGCGACCCCTTCCGGGAGAAGCTGTTGATTGAGGCCTGCCTGGAGGTGGTGAAGGAGGACCTCCTGGTGGGCATGCAGGACATGGGAGCTGCCGGCCTGACCAGTTCCACCGCCGAGATGGCTTCCCGGGCCGGTACAGGAATGGAGATCGACGTGGAGCTGGTGCCGCGGCGGGAAGAGGGCATGACACCCTATGAAGTCATGCTGTCGGAATCCCAGGAGAGGATGCTACTGGTCCCCAAAAGGGGCAGAGAAGAGCGGGTGAAGTCCATTTTTGCCCGTTGGGGCCTGGAGGCCGCGGTGATAGGGCGGGTGACCGGTGACGGCGTGCTGCGGGTGAGGGAAGGGAACCGCGTGGTGGCCGAAGTGCCCGCGCGCTATCTCACGGACGAATGCCCGGTTTATGTGAGGAAGCGGGAACGTCCCCCATATCTGGCGGAGGTGCAGGCCTACGACTGGTCGGCCCTGCCGGAACCGGTGGACTACGGCGATACCCTCCTCAGGCTTCTCTCTTCTCCTAACATTGCCAGTAAGGAAGGGGTCTACCGGCAGTACGATTATATGGTACGCACCGATACGGTGGTAAGGCCGGGTGCCGATGCAGCCGTGCTGCGAATTAAAGGTACCCGGAAGGGGTTGGCCCTAACCGCCGACGGCAATGCCCGTTACTGTTACCTGGACCCGGAGACCGGGGGAGCCATTGCCGTGGCCGAAGCGGCTCGCAATGTTTCCTGCGTAGGCGCCCGGCCCCTGGGCCTGACGGACTGTTTGAATTTCGGTAACCCCGAAAAACCGGAAGTAGCCTGGCAGTTCTACCACTGCATCGCGGGGATGAGCCGGGCCTGTAGGCGCCTCAACATTCCGGTAGTTGGGGGCAACGTCAGCTTTTACAATGAAACCGGGGGGAAGGACATATACCCCACACCGGTGGTAGGAATGGTGGGGCTGCTGGAAAATATCGAGGGCCGGTGCACCCCCGGTTTCAAGGCCGAAGGCCATGTGGTGCTGCTCCTGGGGGAAACCCTGGACGAGTTGGGCGGAAGCGAATACCTGGCCTTAATCCACGGTGTGGTGGCCGGCCGGCCGCCCCGGCTGGATCTGGAGCGGGAGGCGGCCGTGCAGGAAACGGTGCGCCAAGCCATCGGCCGGGGGCTGGTAGAAGCAGCTCACGACTGTTCGGACGGGGGTCTGGCCGTGGCTCTGGCAGAGATGTGCATCCTGGGCCGCGTAGGGGCCCGGATCCACTTGGAAGAAGTAGGGCGTGTCGACAGCCTCCTTTTCTCCGAAAGCCAGTCACGGGTTATCGTAAGCGTTCGGCCGGAAAAGGTGGCCGCAGTGGAGGCCTTGGCTCGGGCGAGGCAGGTGCCCCTTAAAGTCCTGGGAACCTGCGGGGGGCAGGTCCTGGAGATTAGGGTAGGCCTCGTTAAGGCCGTAAACCTCACCCTAGAGGAGATGGAAGCAGCATGGCGGGGGAGCCTGGCCACATTTCTGGAGGGTTAG
- the purF gene encoding amidophosphoribosyltransferase, which translates to MAGEPGHISGGLAKFREECGVFGIYGPGAEVAQLTYYGLFALQHRGQESAGMAVSCGSEIEVYKGLGLVAEVFRPDHLQTLKGEVAIGHVRYSTTGSTSLVNAQPLVASTGQGMLAVAHNGNLVNTSSLRRKLSAEGSVFQTTTDSEIILNLLARYRHHPLPEAIRQCMAELKGAYSLVIMTEKRLFGVRDPHGIRPLCLGRLGTSVVLASESCALDVLGAELIREVEPGEIIIIDEHGISSLQGPRADRPAHCIFEFIYFARPDSTLEGMNVYAVRRELGRRLAAECRVDADLVIPVPDSGVAAAGGYAEGSGLPLVEGLIKNRYVGRTFIQPTQESRELGVRLKLNPIRSLLRGKRIIIIDDSLVRGTTSRHIIQMLREAGAKEVHLLIASPPVLHPCYYGIDTSAYGELIAARWPVERVRRYVGCDTLYYLSLEGLLSAFGPQRDDYCTACFTGCYPVPL; encoded by the coding sequence ATGGCGGGGGAGCCTGGCCACATTTCTGGAGGGTTAGCCAAGTTCCGGGAAGAATGCGGTGTTTTCGGTATTTATGGTCCGGGAGCCGAGGTGGCGCAGCTTACCTATTACGGCCTATTTGCCCTCCAGCACCGGGGGCAGGAAAGCGCCGGTATGGCCGTAAGCTGCGGCAGCGAGATAGAGGTGTATAAAGGGTTGGGCCTCGTGGCGGAGGTCTTCCGCCCCGACCATCTGCAGACTTTAAAGGGAGAGGTGGCCATAGGCCACGTTCGTTATTCCACCACCGGCTCCACCTCCCTGGTCAACGCCCAGCCCCTGGTGGCCAGCACGGGACAGGGGATGCTGGCGGTGGCCCACAACGGCAACCTGGTAAACACCTCCTCCTTGCGCCGCAAACTGAGCGCGGAGGGCTCGGTTTTCCAGACTACTACCGACAGTGAAATTATTTTAAACCTGCTGGCCCGTTACCGGCATCATCCCCTACCGGAAGCTATAAGGCAGTGCATGGCCGAATTAAAGGGAGCTTACAGCCTGGTCATAATGACGGAGAAACGACTTTTCGGTGTGCGGGATCCCCACGGGATAAGGCCCCTCTGTTTGGGTAGACTGGGCACCTCAGTTGTACTGGCCTCGGAGTCTTGCGCCCTAGATGTCCTGGGGGCAGAATTAATACGGGAAGTGGAGCCGGGAGAAATTATAATTATTGACGAACATGGTATTTCCTCCCTCCAGGGTCCCCGGGCGGACCGTCCGGCCCACTGTATTTTCGAGTTTATTTATTTTGCGCGGCCGGACAGCACCCTCGAGGGGATGAATGTTTATGCCGTAAGGAGGGAGCTGGGACGGCGTCTGGCGGCCGAGTGTCGGGTGGACGCCGACCTGGTCATTCCGGTGCCCGATTCGGGAGTTGCGGCAGCCGGCGGGTATGCCGAGGGATCGGGCCTACCGCTGGTGGAAGGCTTGATCAAGAACCGCTACGTGGGCCGGACCTTCATCCAGCCGACCCAGGAGAGTCGGGAACTGGGGGTGCGCTTGAAGCTCAATCCCATCCGCTCCCTCCTCCGGGGCAAGCGGATCATTATCATCGATGATTCCCTCGTAAGGGGCACTACCAGCCGACACATCATCCAGATGCTGCGGGAGGCAGGCGCCAAGGAGGTCCACCTTCTAATCGCGTCTCCCCCGGTACTTCACCCCTGTTATTACGGCATCGATACCAGCGCCTACGGGGAGCTGATTGCGGCTCGCTGGCCGGTGGAAAGAGTAAGGCGTTACGTGGGGTGCGATACCCTTTATTACTTGAGCTTGGAAGGCCTCTTGAGCGCCTTCGGCCCCCAAAGGGACGATTACTGCACGGCCTGTTTTACCGGCTGTTATCCGGTGCCCCTTTAG
- the purM gene encoding phosphoribosylformylglycinamidine cyclo-ligase, with amino-acid sequence MSRRNWTYAAAGVDIVAGSRAVELMREHVRSTWRPGVLGDIGGFGGLFALKGTYREPVLVAGADGVGTKLKIAFMLDRHHTVGQDVVAMCVNDILVHGAEPLFFLDYLAVGKLDPEKAAAIVKGVAAACRLAGCALLGGETAEMPGFYSPGEYDLAGFAVGVVERKELLDGTAIRPGQAVVGLASSGLHSNGFSLARRVLLEEAGLSLGGEIPVLGSTLGEEMLKPARIYVRALLPLIREGLIKGLAHITGGGLVENPPRILPPGVALRLYRGEWPVPPIFNLIQEAGGISDLEMYRTFNMGLGMLAVVEKGQVPSVLTRLRAAGELPYLVGEVVEGAGEVEFVPPLEG; translated from the coding sequence TTGAGCAGGCGGAACTGGACCTATGCGGCGGCGGGAGTCGATATCGTTGCCGGCAGCCGCGCGGTGGAACTGATGCGGGAGCACGTGCGCAGTACGTGGCGGCCGGGGGTTTTGGGGGATATCGGAGGCTTTGGGGGCCTTTTTGCCCTTAAGGGGACGTACCGGGAGCCGGTGCTGGTGGCCGGGGCCGACGGGGTTGGTACCAAGTTAAAAATTGCCTTCATGCTGGACCGTCACCATACCGTCGGCCAGGATGTAGTGGCCATGTGCGTGAATGACATCCTGGTTCACGGGGCGGAACCCCTTTTCTTCCTCGACTATCTGGCGGTGGGCAAGCTCGACCCGGAAAAGGCAGCCGCTATCGTTAAGGGTGTGGCCGCGGCCTGTCGGCTGGCCGGGTGCGCCCTCCTGGGAGGAGAAACGGCGGAGATGCCCGGCTTTTATTCCCCGGGCGAATACGACCTGGCGGGATTTGCCGTAGGCGTGGTGGAAAGGAAGGAACTTCTGGACGGTACGGCCATCCGGCCCGGTCAGGCTGTAGTTGGGCTGGCCTCGTCAGGGCTCCATTCCAACGGCTTTTCCCTGGCCCGCCGGGTGCTCCTGGAAGAGGCCGGCCTGTCCCTCGGCGGGGAAATACCGGTGCTGGGTTCCACCTTGGGAGAGGAAATGCTGAAGCCCGCCCGCATTTATGTAAGGGCCCTGCTGCCCCTGATCCGGGAAGGGCTCATCAAGGGCCTGGCCCACATTACCGGCGGCGGCCTCGTCGAAAACCCGCCGCGCATTCTGCCCCCGGGGGTGGCCCTGCGCCTTTACCGGGGAGAGTGGCCGGTCCCCCCTATCTTCAATTTGATCCAGGAAGCCGGGGGCATTTCTGACCTTGAGATGTACCGCACCTTCAATATGGGCCTGGGAATGCTGGCGGTGGTAGAAAAAGGGCAAGTCCCTTCCGTCCTCACCCGCCTGCGGGCGGCCGGAGAGCTCCCTTACCTCGTGGGCGAAGTGGTGGAAGGGGCAGGGGAGGTGGAGTTCGTTCCGCCCCTGGAAGGGTAG
- the purN gene encoding phosphoribosylglycinamide formyltransferase translates to MSLPIGVLASGRGSNLEAIIRAREAGELPVELKVVISDKREARALRIAAEHGIPAEFLDPRAFPDRVSYDLALAARLKEAGVELVVLAGFMRILSPAFLEQFPLRVINIHPALLPAFPGLEAQRQAWEYGVKISGCTVHFVDVGVDTGPIIAQAAVTVEDGDTPETLAERILEQEHRLLPEAIRWIAQGRVRVQGRRVYVEK, encoded by the coding sequence ATGTCCCTACCTATTGGAGTACTGGCTTCGGGCCGGGGCAGCAACCTGGAGGCCATTATACGGGCCCGGGAGGCCGGGGAGCTTCCGGTAGAGCTCAAGGTGGTCATAAGTGATAAAAGGGAGGCCCGCGCCCTCCGGATTGCGGCCGAACACGGCATCCCGGCGGAATTTCTGGATCCCCGGGCTTTTCCCGACCGGGTGAGCTATGATTTAGCCCTCGCGGCCCGCCTTAAAGAAGCAGGGGTAGAGCTGGTGGTCCTGGCGGGTTTCATGCGCATCTTGAGTCCGGCCTTCCTGGAACAGTTTCCCCTGCGGGTGATAAATATCCATCCCGCCCTTTTGCCGGCCTTTCCCGGTTTGGAAGCCCAGCGGCAGGCCTGGGAATACGGAGTAAAGATCAGCGGCTGTACGGTCCACTTTGTGGATGTCGGCGTGGACACCGGCCCCATTATCGCTCAGGCAGCCGTGACCGTAGAAGATGGCGACACGCCCGAAACCCTGGCCGAGCGCATACTGGAGCAAGAGCACAGGCTGTTGCCGGAGGCTATACGCTGGATAGCCCAGGGACGCGTTCGAGTCCAGGGCCGCCGGGTATACGTGGAGAAATAG
- the purH gene encoding bifunctional phosphoribosylaminoimidazolecarboxamide formyltransferase/IMP cyclohydrolase gives MTRRALLSVWDKRGLVDFARGLVELGWEIISTGGTAKVLQDAGLPVTPVQDVTGFPGILEGRVKTLHPMLHGGILAKRTPEHLAQLDELGIKPIDLVAINLYPFQETISRPGCTIEEAIENIDIGGPAMVRAAAKNHEYVTVIVNPERYEEVLACLRQNGDVDLATRRKLAAEAFAHTAAYDAAIALYWQGEAYGQESFPPAFFLVGFKVQDLRYGENPHQGAAFYRLPRVPAGSLAGSRQLQGKELSYNNIMDLDAAWNLVREFKEPLVTIIKHTNPCGAAKGGTAAEAYRRAYEADPLSAFGGIVGCNRPVDREMAEELVKTFLEAVIAPLFTPVALEILRSKPNMRLVAAGEGQASAGFCQVRPVSGGFLVQEPDLREVRGEELKVVTRRRPSPEEMEDLLFAWKVVKHVKSNAIVVAKKGVTLGIGAGQMNRVGAARLALEQAGEKARGAVLASDAFFPFPDTVEAAAKAGITAIIQPGGSIRDKESIACADEYGLTMVFTGVRHFRH, from the coding sequence GTGACACGCAGAGCCTTGCTCAGTGTTTGGGACAAGAGGGGCCTGGTCGACTTTGCCAGGGGGCTTGTGGAGCTGGGATGGGAAATCATTTCCACCGGAGGGACGGCCAAGGTCCTGCAAGATGCCGGCCTGCCCGTCACCCCCGTCCAGGACGTGACGGGTTTTCCGGGCATACTGGAAGGTAGAGTCAAGACCCTGCACCCCATGCTCCACGGCGGCATATTGGCCAAGCGCACGCCGGAGCACCTGGCCCAGCTGGATGAGCTGGGAATCAAACCCATCGACCTGGTAGCGATAAACCTTTATCCCTTCCAGGAAACCATCTCCCGCCCGGGCTGTACTATAGAGGAGGCCATTGAAAACATCGATATAGGCGGGCCGGCCATGGTGCGGGCGGCGGCTAAAAATCATGAATATGTCACGGTGATTGTGAACCCCGAGCGTTATGAAGAGGTCCTGGCCTGCCTGCGCCAGAACGGCGATGTGGACCTGGCCACCCGGAGGAAGCTGGCAGCCGAGGCCTTCGCCCATACGGCGGCCTATGATGCAGCCATCGCCCTTTACTGGCAGGGCGAAGCCTACGGCCAGGAAAGTTTCCCGCCCGCCTTTTTCCTGGTGGGGTTCAAGGTCCAGGACCTGCGCTACGGCGAAAACCCCCACCAGGGTGCGGCCTTTTACCGGCTGCCCCGCGTACCGGCCGGCAGCCTGGCCGGCAGCCGCCAACTCCAGGGGAAGGAACTTTCCTACAACAATATAATGGACCTGGATGCCGCCTGGAACCTGGTAAGGGAGTTTAAGGAGCCGTTGGTGACCATTATTAAGCACACCAACCCGTGTGGGGCGGCCAAGGGGGGAACGGCCGCGGAGGCCTACCGGAGGGCTTACGAAGCGGACCCCCTTTCGGCCTTCGGCGGCATAGTGGGTTGCAACCGGCCGGTGGACCGGGAGATGGCCGAAGAGCTGGTCAAAACTTTCCTGGAAGCCGTTATTGCTCCCCTCTTCACCCCCGTAGCCCTGGAAATCCTGCGGTCCAAGCCTAACATGCGCCTGGTGGCGGCGGGCGAGGGGCAGGCCTCCGCTGGCTTTTGCCAGGTGCGACCCGTAAGCGGCGGATTTCTCGTGCAAGAGCCCGATCTCCGCGAAGTGCGAGGGGAAGAGCTGAAAGTGGTGACCAGGCGCCGTCCGAGCCCCGAGGAAATGGAAGACCTCCTTTTCGCCTGGAAGGTAGTTAAACATGTAAAATCCAACGCTATTGTAGTCGCTAAGAAGGGTGTTACCCTCGGGATAGGTGCCGGGCAGATGAACAGGGTGGGCGCCGCCCGCCTGGCCCTGGAACAGGCGGGAGAAAAGGCCCGGGGGGCAGTACTGGCTTCGGATGCCTTCTTCCCCTTCCCCGACACGGTGGAGGCCGCCGCGAAAGCCGGGATCACGGCGATAATCCAGCCCGGGGGATCCATCAGGGATAAAGAATCCATAGCCTGCGCCGACGAATACGGTCTTACTATGGTCTTCACCGGCGTGCGCCACTTCCGGCACTAA
- the purD gene encoding phosphoribosylamine--glycine ligase, translating to MKILVIGSGGREHALVWKLAQSPTVTEIYCAPGNAGIANHAYCVPISSDDIEGLVDFARKADIQLTVVGPEAPLVAGVVDAFEAAGLRIFGPRRETALLEGSKAWAKEFMAKEGIPTARYAVVDNLEDARRYLDREGVPVVIKADGLAAGKGVVVAEDEREALRTIEEMLGGRFGPAGRRLVLEEKLEGEEVSAMALCDGEHILPLLPSQDHKRLLDGDRGPNTGGMGAYAPVPFYDGGTAAEVMETILQPAVRAMAAAGRPYTGILYAGLMLTARGPRVLEFNCRLGDPEAQALLMLLESDLVDIMLAALEGRLDRVEVKWHPGAAACVVLTAPGYPGAYPRGETISGLDKIPPGVEVFHAGTALKGGRLVTAGGRVLGVTARDETLEEALKKSYAAAELIDFPGKHYRRDIGQRAYKLSPAGQSK from the coding sequence GTGAAAATCCTGGTGATAGGAAGTGGCGGGCGGGAACATGCCCTGGTGTGGAAATTGGCCCAGAGTCCTACGGTCACCGAGATCTATTGCGCTCCCGGCAATGCCGGTATAGCCAATCACGCCTACTGCGTCCCCATATCCTCCGACGACATTGAAGGCCTGGTGGATTTTGCCCGCAAGGCCGACATCCAGCTGACGGTGGTGGGACCGGAAGCGCCCCTGGTGGCCGGGGTGGTGGATGCCTTTGAGGCAGCCGGTTTGAGGATATTCGGCCCGCGGCGGGAGACGGCCCTCTTAGAAGGCAGCAAAGCCTGGGCCAAAGAATTCATGGCTAAAGAAGGCATCCCCACCGCCCGTTATGCGGTAGTGGATAACCTGGAGGACGCCCGCCGCTACCTGGACAGGGAAGGGGTGCCGGTGGTAATCAAGGCCGACGGCCTGGCCGCCGGCAAGGGCGTGGTAGTAGCAGAAGACGAAAGGGAAGCCCTTCGGACCATCGAGGAAATGCTGGGCGGCCGCTTCGGCCCTGCGGGGCGACGTCTCGTCCTGGAAGAGAAGCTGGAGGGAGAAGAGGTAAGCGCCATGGCCCTGTGTGACGGAGAGCACATCCTCCCTTTGTTGCCGTCCCAGGACCATAAGCGTCTTTTGGACGGGGACCGGGGCCCCAATACTGGCGGAATGGGTGCCTACGCGCCCGTTCCCTTCTATGACGGGGGCACGGCAGCGGAAGTGATGGAAACCATCTTACAGCCGGCCGTACGCGCCATGGCCGCGGCCGGGAGGCCTTACACCGGCATCCTATACGCCGGATTAATGCTGACTGCCCGGGGGCCCCGCGTCCTGGAGTTCAACTGCCGGCTGGGGGATCCCGAAGCCCAGGCCTTACTGATGCTCCTGGAAAGCGATCTGGTGGATATTATGCTAGCAGCCCTGGAGGGCCGGCTGGACCGGGTGGAAGTCAAATGGCATCCGGGAGCCGCAGCCTGCGTGGTCCTGACGGCTCCGGGATACCCCGGCGCGTATCCCCGGGGTGAAACCATTAGCGGGCTGGACAAGATCCCGCCAGGGGTAGAGGTGTTCCACGCCGGTACGGCCCTGAAGGGGGGACGCCTGGTCACCGCCGGAGGGCGGGTGTTGGGGGTTACGGCCCGCGACGAAACCCTGGAGGAAGCCTTAAAGAAGTCCTATGCCGCGGCGGAGCTTATTGACTTTCCTGGAAAGCACTACCGGCGGGATATCGGTCAG